A stretch of the Candidatus Delongbacteria bacterium genome encodes the following:
- a CDS encoding AraC family transcriptional regulator translates to MILLFFSLLGILLSGILIIHNYRTNLSTVYLGSFFFLVSLYEFIQFAILYSKSEILVSLAFMNIGAPAYLIGPLLYLYVRSVLRDNPSLKKSDLFHIIPMVLFLLGSTPYILTPLSFKIEIAEKIINDITTLVPMFRELFLFKDISVTAIYLSRPVLILTYTIWSSILILKFKKDRNEKYILSNQKFMVKWISVIIIFLYTLSLSQIVMIIYSFEFSNMLAFYTINILQILSLIGLSGLLISPFFFPTILYGLPKITNIIIPSTETNPKTNEITPINDIIELSDENSSDSKLTSDYLDHINSTITNAMNNQKFYLEADLNLAILSKKINIPVNHLSFFFREIKKESFNDYRNYLRVQHAKQLILDGKDSEMTLEGIGLSSGFSSRSTFFRAFVKYEGASPSVFSSKERVK, encoded by the coding sequence ATGATTTTACTCTTTTTTTCACTTCTAGGAATACTTCTGTCAGGAATCCTTATTATACATAATTACAGAACTAATTTATCTACTGTTTATTTAGGAAGTTTCTTTTTCCTTGTAAGTCTTTACGAGTTCATACAATTTGCTATTCTATACTCAAAATCAGAAATATTAGTAAGTCTCGCTTTTATGAATATCGGAGCACCTGCATATCTTATAGGACCACTTTTATATCTTTATGTAAGAAGTGTTTTACGAGATAATCCGAGTTTAAAAAAATCGGATTTATTTCATATTATACCTATGGTTCTTTTTCTTTTGGGATCTACTCCGTATATCCTAACACCATTATCCTTTAAAATAGAAATAGCAGAAAAAATCATAAATGACATTACTACTTTAGTTCCTATGTTTAGAGAGTTATTTCTATTTAAAGATATCTCAGTAACTGCGATCTACTTGAGTAGGCCAGTTCTAATTTTAACTTATACAATTTGGTCTTCTATTCTTATTTTGAAGTTCAAGAAAGACAGAAATGAAAAATATATACTTTCTAATCAGAAGTTCATGGTTAAGTGGATCTCGGTTATAATAATTTTTCTTTATACTCTTTCTTTAAGTCAGATAGTTATGATTATTTATTCTTTTGAATTTAGCAATATGCTCGCTTTTTACACAATAAATATTTTACAAATCTTGTCATTAATTGGATTAAGTGGTTTACTAATTTCTCCATTTTTTTTTCCAACTATCTTATACGGATTACCAAAAATTACTAATATAATTATCCCTAGTACTGAGACGAATCCTAAAACGAACGAAATTACTCCTATAAATGATATTATTGAATTATCTGATGAAAATAGTTCTGATTCCAAACTAACTTCAGATTATCTTGATCATATAAATAGTACTATTACTAATGCAATGAACAATCAAAAATTCTACTTAGAAGCTGATCTAAATTTGGCTATCCTGTCAAAGAAAATCAATATCCCTGTAAATCATTTGAGTTTTTTTTTCAGGGAGATAAAAAAAGAGTCATTCAATGATTATAGGAATTATTTGAGGGTCCAACATGCCAAGCAACTTATTCTTGATGGGAAGGATTCTGAAATGACTCTAGAGGGAATTGGATTGTCTTCTGGGTTTTCCAGCAGGAGTACTTTTTTTCGTGCTTTCGTGAAATACGAAGGTGCTAGTCCGAGTGTGTTTTCTTCAAAAGAAAGAGTGAAATAA